A section of the Phaseolus vulgaris cultivar G19833 chromosome 8, P. vulgaris v2.0, whole genome shotgun sequence genome encodes:
- the LOC137824464 gene encoding rhodanese-like domain-containing protein 4A, chloroplastic: MDSLSLLLSPYPLSRKPHKLKTFKSFSNFSTHNPEHSTIQPFQPHSLQIPSSNALAKPFFSFTLFNLFTPFPCLADVAVDDGKINIESVVVSIDGFFNRYPFFVAGCAFIWLVAIPLAEEYFKKCKFVSAIDAFRRLRDDPSSKLLDIRDEKSVRFMRSPNLKFIEKEVVHVEFTDGGNEDEFVKKVLGRFKDASNTALCVLDSFDDNSMKVAELLFKNGFKEAYAIKGGVRGEQGWMAIQDSLLPPSVHIRKRVKSSKELNTNGNGRIQQNDSKNKSSLSQEISPVENQKVDNGNVKSSAESIPEVKTGAVVSSSPYPNYPDLKPPSSPTPSKPQ, translated from the exons ATGgattctctctctcttcttctctCTCCTTATCCACTTTCCCGAAAACCCCACAAGCTCAAAACCTTCAAAAGCTTCTCTAATTTCTCAACCCACAACCCAGAACACTCCACAATTCAACCTTTTCAACCCCATTCACTCCAAATACCTTCTTCCAATGCATTAGCAAAACCCTTCTTCTCATTCACCCTCTTCAACCTCTTCACTCCCTTTCCGTGCCTAGCTGACGTCGCCGTCGACGATGGCAAAATCAACATTGAGTCCGTTGTGGTTTCCATCGACGGCTTCTTCAACCGGTACCCCTTTTTCGTGGCCGGCTGCGCCTTCATTTGGCTGGTGGCGATTCCGCTGGCGGAGGAGTATTTCAAGAAGTGCAAGTTCGTGTCGGCGATTGACGCCTTCAGGAGGCTCCGCGATGATCCGAGCTCGAAGCTGTTGGACATAAGGGATGAGAAGAGCGTGAGGTTTATGAGGTCGCcgaatttgaaatttattgaGAAGGAAGTGGTGCATGTTGAGTTCACTGATGGTGGGAATGAAGACGAGTTTGTGAAGAAGGTGTTGGGGAGGTTCAAGGACGCGTCGAACACTGCTCTCTGTGTTTTGGACag TTTTGATGATAATTCCATGAAAGTTGCCGAGTTACTATTTAAGAATGGTTTCAAAGAGGCCTATGCAATCAAAGGTGGAGTTAGAGGCGAGCAAGGTTGGATG GCTATACAGGATTCCCTTTTGCCCCCTTCTGTGCATATAAGGAAAAGGGTAAAATCTTCAAAGGAACTCAATACAAATGGAAATGGACGTATCCAGCAAAATGATAGTAAAAATAAGAGTTCGTTATCCCAAGAGATCTCCCCTGTTGAAAACCAAAAGGTGGACAATGGTAATGTGAAAAGTTCTGCAGAGTCTATTCCAGAAGTGAAAACTGGGGCTGTAGTGTCCTCCTCTCCTTATCCCAAT
- the LOC137827120 gene encoding TPR repeat-containing protein ZIP4, producing the protein MRIAEISSPELRPLQRETEANNRSLSHIEAIVKQLETLTADKPPPETTTYDLRQCLTQLSQFAPFSNSLKLQIWKLSYRLWNACVDISNTTAIRSSSATTESQAELRHIAADLLSIAGEVAGVPSPAIKSASFYHKTGLIWHNLRKFDLAAKCFERATDMVSKLDINSIVDAGERKLLLDLNLARSRTAWEIRDSSLSVALLNRSKSFLFGSCNHYADLAKQFMAFGKRALLNSGADANREALKLMNEALETCEKGFDTARTREEKVEIRGLRWKTLRFIAAIHLQKEEYESVIKCVKVLRDSNDGGDEHPSLSVLAMKAWLGLGRHGEAERELRGMVIDRGIPEGVWVSAVEAYFAAAGTAGAETAKGVFLGLLGRCHISAGAAVRVAHRVAGGGGEGGRVRAKVVAELVSDERVVALFAGQDAAKDRVAMHAVLWNCGADNFQTKDYETSAELFEKSMLYIAHDTENRILRAKGYRVLCLCHLGLLQLDRAQEYINEAGKLEPNVVCAFLKFKIYLQKNDHQGAIDQIEAMTTCLDFQPDFLSLSAHEAVACHALPVAVASLSSMLNFYASGKSMPTAEVTVVRTLLTVLSQEPGNEQQVIKFLKHAHSRASEIGPDFFFGKEDVGRRERNWFAMTSWNYGTKTGQDKNYELSAEFLKLASDFYALVEGSDDENNVMVCKSLVLSVSSMIALEFERKTPMSETEVKQALHLLDRAVQMIKSNMARSSVNNDQSNTIEPELFFIYTFCAYDIQGRLNDPGSQFLNVRNFASSKACKPHHLLQIGLSASQAPRLNHEVASFALNECLSSFLSSPVPDYPNVALVMRKLISMASVYKGDTDDDLVYGMYRQAYRIMVGLKEDEYPIEEGKWLAMTAWNRAAVPVKLGQIEAGKKWMTVGLDIAKHVPGMEAYKACMEEVLGNLNKEP; encoded by the exons ATGAGAATTGCAGAGATATCCTCGCCGGAGCTCCGGCCACTCCAACGAGAGACGGAGGCTAACAATCGTAGTCTATCCCATATCGAAGCAATTGTCAAGCAACTCGAAACGCTCACCGCCGACAAACCACCGCCGGAAACTACTACCTACGATCTCAGGCAATGTCTGACTCAGCTGAGTCAATTCGCTCCGTTTTCGAATTCGTTGAAGCTTCAGATCTGGAAGCTCAGCTACCGCCTCTGGAACGCATGCGTCGACATCTCCAACACCACCGCCATCCGTTCCTCATCAGCTACTACCGAAAGCCAAGCCGAACTCCGACACATCGCCGCCGACCTCCTCTCTATCGCCGGAGAAGTAGCCGGTGTTCCCTCTCCTGCGATAAAATCGGCGTCGTTCTACCACAAGACCGGTCTAATATGGCACAACCTCCGAAAATTTGATCTCGCTGCGAAGTGCTTCGAGCGCGCCACTGATATGGTCTCGAAGCTTGACATCAATTCAATCGTCGACGCTGGAGAGAGAAAACTGTTGCTGGATCTGAACCTGGCTCGGTCCCGAACAGCGTGGGAGATTCGGGACTCGAGCCTGTCGGTGGCGCTGCTTAACCGGAGCAAGAGCTTCCTCTTCGGTTCGTGCAACCACTACGCGGATCTCGCGAAGCAGTTCATGGCGTTTGGAAAACGCGCGCTGTTGAACAGTGGCGCGGACGCGAATCGCGAGGCACTGAAGCTAATGAACGAGGCGTTGGAAACTTGCGAGAAGGGATTCGATACAGCGCGAACACGGGAAGAGAAGGTAGAGATCCGAGGGTTGAGGTGGAAGACGCTTAGGTTTATCGCAGCGATTCATTTGCAGAAAGAGGAATATGAGAGTGTGATCAAGTGTGTGAAGGTTTTGAGAGACTCGAATGATGGCGGTGACGAGCATCCGAGTCTTTCGGTGTTGGCGATGAAGGCGTGGTTAGGGTTGGGGAGGCACGGTGAGGCGGAGAGGGAGCTGCGGGGTATGGTGATTGACAGGGGGATTCCGGAGGGGGTTTGGGTGTCGGCGGTGGAGGCGTATTTTGCGGCGGCAGGGACAGCTGGAGCGGAGACGGCGAAGGGGGTGTTCTTGGGGCTGTTGGGAAGGTGTCATATTAGTGCTGGCGCGGCGGTGAGGGTGGCACATAGGGTGGCGGGTGGTGGCGGGGAAGGGGGGAGAGTGAGGGCTAAGGTCGTTGCCGAACTTGTGTCAGATGAGAGGGTGGTGGCTCTCTTTGCAGGACAAGATGCTGCTAAGGATAGAGTGGCAATGCATGCTGTTCTATGGAATTG TGGTGCCGATAATTTTCAAACAAAAGATTATGAGACCAGTGCGGAACTCTTTGAAAAATCAATGCTATATATTGCACATGATACAGAGAACAGAATACTTCGAGCAAAGGGCTATAGAGTTCTGTGTCTCTGCCACCTTGGTCTCCTGCAGCTGGATCGTGCCCAAGAATACATCAACGAGGCTGGAAAG CTCGAGCCTAACGTTGTCTGTGCTTTTCTTAAG TTCAAAATTTATCTCCAAAAGAATGACCACCAAGGTGCTATTGATCAAATAGAAGCCATGACAACGTGCCTTGACTTTCAACCAGATTTTCTCTCACTTTCAGCGCATGAAGCTGTTGCATGTCATGCTCTACCTGTTGCTGTTGCCTCTCTATCAAGTATGCTAAACTTCTACGCTTCAGGAAAGTCCATGCCCACAGCCGAAGTAACAGTTGTGCGCACCTTGCTGACAGTCCTCTCTCAAGAACCAGGTAACGAGCAGCAAGTTATCAAATTCTTAAAACATGCCCATTCTCGAGCATCAGAGATTGGTCCCGATTTCTTCTTTGGGAAAGAGGATGTTGGCAGACGGGAACGGAATTGGTTTGCTATGACTTCATGGAACTATGGTACAAAAACGGGGCAGGATAAGAATTATGAATTATCAGCTGAGTTCTTAAAACTGGCTTCTGATTTTTATGCCCTAGTTGAGGGGTCCGATGATGAGAACAATGTCATGGTTTGTAAATCGTTAGTGCTTTCTGTATCATCAATGATAGCTTTAGAGTTTGAAAGGAAGACTCCAATGTCAGAAACTGAAGTCAAGCAAGCTTTACACTTGCTAGATAGAGCAGTTCAG ATGATAAAATCAAATATGGCCAGGAGCTCAGTTAACAATGACCAAAGTAATACCATTGAGCCTGAACTTTTTTTCATATACACTTTCTGTGCTTATGATATACAAGGCAGGCTGAATGACCCAGGGTCACAATTTCTCAATGTGAGAAACTTTGCCAGTTCAAAGGCTTGCAAACCCCATCACCTCCTCCAAATTGGTCTCTCTGCCTCACAGGCACCACGGTTGAATCACGAAGTAGCCTCCTTTGCTTTAAATGAATGCCTCTCATCTTTCCTATCATCACCAGTTCCAGATTATCCAAATGTTGCTCTTGTGATGCGCAAGCTTATATCCATGGCTAGCGTTTACAAGGGTGATACTGATGATGATCTTGTGTATGGCATGTACAGGCAAGCCTATAGGATAATGGTTGGTTTAAAGGAAGATGAATATCCAATTGAAGAAGGAAAGTGGCTTGCCATGACTGCATGGAACCGAGCAGCAGTGCCAGTGAAGTTGGGCCAGATTGAAGCAGGGAAGAAATGGATGACTGTTGGCTTGGACATTGCAAAGCATGTTCCAGGCATGGAAGCTTACAAAGCATGCATGGAAGAAGTCCTAGGTAATTTGAATAAAGAACCTTGA
- the LOC137825746 gene encoding DNA-directed RNA polymerase I subunit rpa43 produces the protein MEWLKVSKANLTVYIHPSKSNQVSKAVLRELSSLLFTFSEIVGGVVLAYDVNSLDTCAKILPGVHPYLGVKLKANLLLFCPKPNTLLEGKVVKLTQESIHVVVLGFSAAIITEKDIREEFVCKTKKGQEVYASRSNKRHVIKVGTMIRFLVKSFDEEILHICGSLIPDHTGSIYWLDKNLEVVSHADRSEKKKRIEPERIMLEQGAVDGELSNLDIVQKRTNAKRQKHWEES, from the exons ATGGAATGGTTAAAGGTCTCGAAAGCGAACTTAACAGTATACATTCACCCTTCAAAGAGCAATCAAGTTTCCAAAGCCGTTCTCCGCGAACTCAGTTCCTTGCTTTTCAC GTTCAGCGAAATTGTCGGCGGTGTCGTTTTGGCCTACGATGTTAACTCGCTTGACACGTGCGCTAAGATCCTCCCCGGCGTTCACCCTTACCTCGGCGTCAAACTCAAGGCCAATTTGTTGCTGTTTTGTCCCAAGCCAAACACGCTTTTAG AAGGGAAGGTGGTTAAGCTTACGCAAGAGTCAATTCACGTTGTTGTGCTTGGCTTTTCCGCTGCGATTATAACAGAGAAGGACATCAGGGAAGAGTTTGTGTGCAAAACG aAAAAAGGGCAAGAGGTGTATGCAAGCAGGTCTAACAAGCGACATGTGATAAAGGTCGGGACCATGATACGGTTTTTAGTCAAGAG TTTTGATGAAGAAATACTTCATATTTGTGGATCTCTGATTCCCGATCACACAGGCAGCATTTATTGGTTGGACAAGAACTTAGAAGTTGTTTCCCATGCTGACAG gagtgaaaagaagaaaagaattgAGCCAGAACGAATAATGCTTGAACAAGGTGCTGTGGATGGGGAACTGTCAAACTTGGACATTGTCCAAAAGAGAACAAATGCAAAGAGGCAAAAACACTGGGAGGAATCTTGA